The Thermanaeromonas sp. C210 genome segment TGCCTATCTTTACTCCAGCCTGGGCGGAAGGTTTCCGGAAGAAACCCCCATCCAGTACGCCCCGCGGCTCCTGGGGAGATTCCTGGGTACCCTGTTAAACCTCCTTTTCCTCTGGTACGCCCTGCACCTGGCGGCCCTGTTGTTGCTCGACTTCAGCGAACTATATGTTGTGGCCATTATGGTTAGCACCCCCCTGCCGGTTTTTGTGGGCATCATGGCCGGCCTGGGGGCTTGGGCAGTCCGCGCCGGCCTCGAGGCCCTGGGCCGCCTCGCCGAACTGGTAACCCCTTTCCTTATCATAAGCATTATCCTCCTGGGCTTACTGACCCTGATCACCCCGGGGTTACCCCGCTGGGAAAACCTCCGGCCCATTATGGCCGAAGGGCCCCTCCCTCCGCTCCGGGGGGTGCTGCCCTCTTTTGCCTTCCCCTTCGGGGAGACCGTCTTCTTCCTAATGGTTTTTCCGTTCCTCATCAGTCCCGGCAAGGGCCACCGCCCCTTCGTTCTGGCCGTGATTCTAATTAACCTTCTCCTCGCCACGGTCCTCGTGCGCAACATCATCGTTTTAGGTCCGGCGGAAGCTGCCAGGAACAGTTTCCCCAGCCTGACCGCCATACAGCTTATTAATGTAGGTGATATTCTGCAGCGCGTGGACCCCCTAGGTATTTTCATTTGGACCTTTGGCGTCTTTCTAAAATTCAGTACGGTTTTCTACGTCTTCACCTTGGGCACCGCCCAGCTTTGCAACCTCCAGGACTACCGTCCCCTTGTGTTGCCCACCGCCCTCCTGCTGACCTTTTTGGCCCCCACAATCCATGAGAACCTGCCCCAGCTGATCCGCTTTGCTTCCCGCACCTGGCCCTTTTACTTTTTCCCGGCCTACTTCCTGTACCCTGTGGCGTTAATGGCAGCAGCCAAGATCCGCCGCATTAAAGGCTAAGGCTACCAATGGCTGCCGTACCAGCAAGGGTGTCCTTTAATTCGCGCATCGGTGTTAAAATAGAAGGGGAAACAGCCGTGGGGGGCGGGTGAATTGCTTCCCTGGAGACAGGAACCTTTACCCTATGGGTTTTTTGCCCGGGATACGAAGATTGTAGCGCAGGAATTGCTGGGAACCTACATGGCCCACTTTTCTCCGGAAGGCCTGACGGTGGGGCGGGTGGTGGAAACCGAGGCATACCTGGGCCGGGATGACCCTGCCTGCCATTCGGCCCGCGGCCCTACCGAGCGCAACGCCGTCATGTTCGGTCCCGCGGGTTTTCTCTACGTCTATTTAATATACGGTATGTACTACTGCGTAAATGTAACTACGGACAGAGCCGAAGTCCCGGCAGCCGTGCTTTTGAGGGCCCTGGAGCCGGTGGCCGGCGTGGAACTCATGAGGCGAAGGCGGAGCACTTCCCATGACCGGCAACTGTGCAGCGGACCCGGCAGGCTAGCCCGGGCCATGGGCATCGACCGGAACCTCAACGGTGAGAGTGTAGTGGAGGGCGCAGTCCGCTTTTACCCTCCTTTACCCGGCGAGGCCCGGCCGGATATTGTAACCGCACCTCGCATAGGCATCAGGGAGGCTGCGGACTGGCCCCTGAGGTTTTACTTCAAGGATAATCCCTATGTGTCCCGCCGGTGAATTCCCTTGGCCGCGGCCGCCTTTCCTGTACGCCCACCATCCCCACGAGTATCAGGGCACACCCCAGTATTTGCCTGGGGCCCAGGATCTCACCCCCGAAGAGGCAGGCGATGACGGCTCCGAAAACCGGCTCGGTGGCCAGGATAACGGCCGTGGCCGAAGCCGATAGGTAGCGCTGGGCCCTGACCTGGATGAGGTAGGCCGCCGAGGTGGCCAGGACGGCCGTCACCACCAGGGCCTCAACGACCCTGGCCGACCAGACGACCCGGGACGGTTCCCAGGGCAGGAAGGAGGCACTCAAGAGGCTTACGGTGACCAGCTGGATCAAGGCCAGCTCCGTGGAGCCGTGGAGACGGGTGACCCTGTCGATGAACACTACATGGCCGGCAAAACAGAGAGCACACAGAAAGACCAGCCAGTCGCCGTAGGATAGGGCCAGGGAACCTTCGAGGGACAGCAACCCCAGCCCGGCGGCCGCCAGGGTGGTGGCAACCACTATCCTGATAGGAGGCGCTTTTCTCTTTATGGCGGCCTCCATGAGGGGTACCATGACCACCGACAGGCCGGTAATGAAGGCCGCTTTGGAGGCAGAGGTGTATTGGAGGCCCACCGTTTGGAAGGCGTACCCGCCGAAGAGGAAGAGGCCGGCCGCGCAGCCGTGAAGAAGGGCCCTTCGGTTCCGAAACAGCCGGGCCTTCCGGGCCCAGGGCAGCAGAGAAATCCAGGCGGCCATAAAGCGGTAAAAAAGAAAGTGGAAGGGGAGTATGTCCTGGAGGGCTTCCCGCACGAAATAAAAGGTTGCGCCCCAGACCGCGGCAACACTCAACAGCCCCAAAGCTGCAACAAGTTCCTTACCCACCCGAACCACCAAACTTGATTTTCCCACGAGCAACACTGCCTGTCAATGAAATTTCCTTCCCCGGCAGGAGTTCTGCCCCTTTTGGCGAATATCACTGTCGTTTGGGGTTTACGCAGTAAGCCTACCAAAGGAGGAGGTCGGAAAGTGAAGACATCTTTTAGGACTTTACTCTTTTTAGCCGTCGCCCTACTGCTGGCCGTGACGGCCGCTGGGTGCGGGGGCTCCACCTCAGGCCAATCGGAGCAACAACCTAGCAGTGCAGGAGAGGGCGCATCGAAGCCCAAATACGTGGTGGCCACGGAAGCCTCCTTCGCTCCCTTCGAATTCCGGGATCAGAATAGCGGCGAATTCGTGGGATTCGACATCGAGCTTTTGAAGGCTGTGGCGGAAGTGCAGGGTTTCGAAGTAGAGTTCAAGGACATGGGCTTTGACGGGATTATTACGGCGGTGACCACCGGAAATGTGGATATGGCCATCTCGGCCATCAGCATTGATGACGACCGCCGGCAGCAGGTAGATTTCTCCCTGCCCTATTACCAGTCCGGCCTCTGCGTCGCCGTCCGGTCGGACAACGACACCATCAAAGGTTTCGCCGATCTTAAGGGCAAGAGGATAGCCGCCCAGATCGGTACCACCGGGGCCAAGTACGCCAAGAACAACATAGAGGGTGCGCAGGTAACCGAATATAACACGGTTAACGATGCCTTTATGGAGTTGATCAACGGCGGCGTGGATGCCTTTGTGAACGATTATCCCGTTTCCGTCTACTTTATCCAGCAAGGTAACAACAAGGAAAAGGTAAAGATCGTGGGGGACCTGGCCAACAGCGAGTTATACGGCATTGCTATCCCCAAAGGGAATACCGAGCTCCTGGAAAAAATTAATGAGGGCCTCAGGAAACTCAAGGAGAGCGGGAAGTTCGACGAGATTTATCAACGGTGGTTCGGGGAGGCACCGCCCGAATTTCTGCCTGGAGAACCGCCCAAGTAAATCAAAAAATGGCGCTTTCCATCGGTTAAGTTTATGGTAGTATATAATGCGTAGTGGCCGGTCAGGCCGGTGCTACGCATATTTTATGTCCTACGGGCGAGGTGGCACTTTTGAATCTGATCCTCAATTCCTTTCCCTATCTCCTCGGGGGAGCCCTGGAGACGATAAAACTGGCCTTTTTGGCCGTATTAGTAGGATGTATACTAGGTCTCATAGTAGGGCTGGGGCGCCTGTCGAGGCAGAAGATCATCCGTTCCCTGGCTACCTGTTATGTTGATTTCCTGCGCGGCACACCCCTTTTGGTGCAGGTCTTTATTGTCTACTTCGGCTTCCCCCAGATTTTGGAGCAGCTGGGCTCTCCCGTAACCCGGATCCCCCCCTTTTGGGCCGCCCTCATCGCTTTCAGTCTAAACAGCGGGGCCTATGTGGCGGAGATCTTCCGGGCCGGCATCCAGTCCATTCACCGGGGGCAAATGGAGGCCGCCCGGAGCCTGGGCATGACCCACGGCCAGGCCATGCGGTATGTTATTCTACCCCAGGCCTTCAGGCGGGTTATCCCTCCCCTGGGTAACGAATTCATTGCCCTCCTCAAGGACACCTCGTTGCTCTCGGTCATCGGCATTACGGAGCTGACCCGGCGGGGACAGATCATCATAGCCAGCACCTTCAGGCCCTTTGAAATCTGGTTCACGGTAGCTCTGATCTACTTAGTCCTGACCTTCTCCATTTCGCGCCTGGTAGATTTCCTGGAAAGGAGGTTGGACGTCACCGATGATAAGGGTTAGGGGGTTAAGAAAGCGCTTCGGCCGCCTGGAGGTTTTGCGGGGTATCGATTGCGACGTTGCCCCGGGAGAAGTGGTGGTAATCATCGGCCCCAGCGGGTCGGGCAAGAGCACCTTCCTCCGCTGTCTCAATATGCTGGAAGAACCTACGGAGGGCTCTATCATTATCGACGGGACAGAGCTTACCAGCCCGTCCACGAACCTCAACCTGGTCCGGCAGAAGGTAGGTATGGTGTTTCAGAGCTTCAACCTGTTTCCCCATAAGAATGTGTTGGAGAATATTGCCTTAGCTCCCATAGTGGTGAAAAGGCTGGACCGGGAAAGGGCGGAAGAGCTGGCTTACGAGCTCCTGCGCAAAGTGGGACTAGAAGATAAGGCCAGGGCGTACCCGGATCAGCTTTCCGGCGGCCAGCAGCAGCGGGTGGCCATCGCCCGGGCCCTGGCCATGCAGCCTGCCGTTATGCTTTTCGATGAGCCGACCTCGGCCCTGGATCCGGAGATGGTGGGAGAGGTGCTGGAAGTGATGCGGGACCTGGCCCGAGATGGGATGACCATGATGGTAGTAACCCACGAGATGGGCTTTGCCCGCGAAGTGGGTCACCGGGTAATGTTCATGGACGAAGGCAGGATCGTGGAAGAGGGCCCCCCGGATAAGGTTTTCAACCGGCCGGAAAATCCCCGGACCCAGGCCTTTTTAAGTAAGATCCTTTAACCTGCACCCGTGGAGGGGTCTGGCGCATCCCCGCTTTTTGCCTGGGCGTGATTTGGCCCTCGCTCGCTCCCTGAGCCTTGCAGACCAAACAAGCGCTCAATTTTCGGCCTCCGGCGGGGTTTCCGGCTCATTCGGCTTCCGTGCCTCAGGACCGGCCTCGGCCGTCCATGGCCTCGGCCCCGCCTCCGTCCTCAATTTCGCAAAAGATTATCTTTCGCTCAGCTCAAGTCGCTCGCTTACGAGCTAAATCACCCTCATCAAACCAGGGGATACGTCAGGGGAAAGGTCCCTTGCGCTTCAGCAGGGCAGACGGGCAAAGGCCGCCCCCCCCCTATTGCGAAAAGGAAAAGGCCGTAGCCGGAGGATAATTCCGGAGCTACAGCGAAGGTGTAGTCTTTTTCACTCGTATTGGATGCCCGGCCGCTAGGAGACGCCATCTCCGCGGTCCTGAAGATGTATACCCTCTCCTGCAGCCTTCGTAGGCGCTAGAAATCGCCCAGTTTCCGGGGATAGGCGGCGAAGAGCTCCCTGGCTTCTTCCAGGGTGGTGTCCGGAGCAGGCAAAACCAGGTCGGATTCTACCAGCTCCGTATCCTCTACTTTGGTGCCCCGGTCGCGGATTAATGTCAGCACCTCGCAGAAACGGCGGTTGAAACCTTCTTCGTCGTTGTTGGCAATAGCCTCCAGCAGCTCGTCGTCTAATTTGTCCAGTTCGCTAAGGGCCTCATTTTTCAGCCGGTACTGGCCTTCGGTGAGGATGCGGATAATCACTCCTTCCTCACCTCCTTCTTTAGCCGGGCCAGTTCTTCCCGGACTTTACTCGCCGCGGAAACACGACGGAGCTCTGCTTCCAGGGGGTCGGCGCTTTCCAGGGCATCGTCCAGGACTCCTCTGGCCACCAGTTCATCAATGGCCTGTGCCCGCGCCCGCATCTTCTCGGTCTTTTCTTCCGCCCGCTGGATGGCCAGGGAAACGTCGGCCAGTTCTTCCGATAGGCCGGTGGCTGCCTCGCTGATCTTTACCTGGGCCTGGGCCGCCGAGTACTGGGCTTTGATGACTTCTTTCTTGGTGCGGAAGGCTTCCACCTTGGCCCGCAATCTCGCCTCGACCGTGGCCAGCTTTTCCTGTTCCTGCTCCAGCCCCTTAATCTGCTCTTCCAATCCCTCCAGCTGAGCGGCCAGCACTTGCTTGCGCTCCAGGGCGGCGGTGGCCAGATCTTCCCTTCCCAGCTGTAACGCCTCCTTGGCCTGCCCCTCGAGCCGCCCCATATTTTCCTTTAGGCGCACCACCTGCAGTTCCAGGCGCTTCTTAGAGGCCACCACATCGGCCAAGTTGCGCTTCACCTTCTGCAAGAGCTCCAGCTGGCGCTGGTATGAATATTCCAGGGTTTCGTGGGGGTCTTCGGCTGCATCCAGGATCTTGTTAAGCTTGGCCTTAAAAATGGTGGACATGCGGGATAGGATACCCATTATTTTTTCACGCTCCTCGTTACAGGTTACCGGACCTTAAACAGGGTTGTTCCATAAAGGGTACCACCGGCTCAAATCTTTCTCCAGGGGAAGTTCCTTTTCCAGAAGGGCGAAAAGCCGCATCTCGCCTGCGGTATCCCGCTCCTTCCCCTTATGATCTACGGGAATAAAGGGATAAAAGGAGCCCCGTTTGTAATTAAAGATAAGGTAGAGGACGGGAGTGGTAGTTTCCCTTTGCTCGAGGCGAAAGACGGCGGCCAAGAGCCGATCGCCGTATCCCTGTTCCACCAGGGTCTGCCCGGCCATGTGGGTTAAGGCCACCAGGTCCTCCCAGTCCCGGTCGTGAAACACAAACCAGGTGTAACCGTACTCGTCACCCTCTACCTGCACCCGGCTGCCCAGCTCCTGGGACGCCAGCCCCACCAGATCCCGGGCCTCTTGAGCGGCGGCAGCAAAAGCGCTATCCTCGGCAGGCCGCAATACTAAACCGGCCCTGCCCGCCGGTATCCACCCTGACATGGCTTCCAGGGTAAGCCGGGCGGTACTCAGGGTAAAGAGGGGCTCGGTTCGGGCCGAAGGCACGCGGCTGCGGCCCAGCAAAACATCCCATAAGCCCATGTTAGCGCCCCTCCATTTCCCTTTCCAGCCGCCGCAGGTATTCCAGCCTCCGTTCCAGGGAAGGGTGGGTGGAAAACAGCTCCATCAGGCTTTCCCCCCTCAAGGCGGGGACGATGAAAAAGGCGTTGAGGGCTTCGGCCTGGCGCAAGTCCCGGGTGGGAATGCGCTGCATCACGCCGCTAATCTTCACCAGGGCGGAGGCCAGCTGGCCGGGGGCTCCCGTCAGCAAAGCCGAACCCCGGTCGGCGGCGAACTCCCGGTAACGGGAAAGGGCGTTGATGAGGAAGTAGCTGATAATCCAGACCACCAGGGATACCAGGTACACCACTGCGGCCGCCCCGCGTCCCTCGCGACCCTCCCGGTCACCATACCCCCATCCCCAGTAGTAGAAGTGCTGGACCAAAAAAGAGGCCACGGTGGCAAAGAAGCTGGCGAGGGTCATGACCGCGACATCCCGGTGGCGGATGTGGCTCAGTTCGTGGGCCAGGACTGCTTCCACCTCAGGAGGATCCAGCCGCTCCAGCAACCCCGTCGTTACGGCTACCACCGCATGGGCCGGGCTGCGGCCGGTGGCAAAGGCGTTGGGTACCGGGGTACGTACGATGGCCACCCGCGGCTTGGGAACATCCGCCAGGATGGCCAGCCTTTCCACCAAGGCGTGGAGCTCGGGGGCCTCTGCAGGGCCGACTTCTCTGGCGCCCATGGACCACAAGACCATCCGGTCGGAGAAATAATACTGGGCTAAGAGCATGCCACCGATAACGACAGCCATGCCCGTGTAGCCAACCCCTGCCTGCCACAGGACCAGAGCGAAAAAAAGGTACAGGGCCGCCAGGAGAAACATGGTTAAGAACATACGGGCCTGGAGGCCCTTATCGGTTTTTATCTGCCGACGCAAGAACCCTCCCCCTTCGTCTGCAAACTTTCCTGGGCTTGCTCGCTTTTCCTCGCCCTGTGCTAGCTTTTTCGAAGTCCTTTACCTCCATGATAAGTGGCTGCCTTCCAGGCTGTCAAGGCAATCTCCAAAGTTGCCGGGGATTGACCTCCGGTCCTATTCTACGCCCGCCATGGTAAAAACATACATGTTGCAGCTGTCGCGGGTACGGCGGAATATAAATTTGTAGGGCAATAAGTAGGGGAGGAGGCACAGAGAATGCTAAAGCCGCGACCGCTAGAGCCTGGGGATTCCATCGGCATAGTAGCGCCGGCCGGACCTTTATGGGATGAAGCCTACCTGCTGCGGGGGATAGAACGGCTGCAATCTTGGGGGTTTAGGGTAGTGTTAAACCGGCCCCTCCAAGCGGGCGAGGGGTACTTGGCCGGAAGCGATGAGGAGCGCCTGGCCGAACTGGAAGCCATGTTCGCTTCACCGGAGATAAAGGCTCTAATCTGCCTGCGGGGAGGTTACGGCAGCCTGCGCCTTTTGCCCCACCTCCATTACGCTCTTATACGGTCCCATCCTAAAATCTTCGTCGGTTACAGCGATATTACTGCGCTGCACCTGGCCATAGTACAGGAGGCAGGGCTGGTTGTCTTCCACGGGCCCATGATTTACCCGGAATTGGGCGGCCACTTAACATCCTATACCAAAACTTCTTTATTAAGCATGCTAACAGGTTCCCCCGGTTCTTTCACGGTACGCCCCCTCCCGGGAAAGGCCCTCGCCGTCAGCCCCGGCCGGGCCAGGGGACGCCTTATCGGCGGCAACCTCTCCCTGCTGGTATCTACCCTAGGCACTCCCTTTGAGATAGATACCCGGGGAGCCATCCTCTTTTGGGAAGAAGTGGATGAGCCTGCCTACCGCGTGGACCGCATGCTAACCCAGCTCCGCCTGGCCGGGAAGCTCTCGGCCGCCGCCGGTATAGCAGTGGGGGAATGCATAGGATGCGGGGACCTGGAGGAACTCCTGAGGGATCGCCTTGCTCCCCTGGGGATTCCCTGCCTTTACGGCCTCCCCTGCGGCCACGGTACCGACATAGCCACCCTGCCCCTGGGTGTTTACGCCACCCTGGATGCCGACCAGGGGTACCTCCGGATAGAGGAACCCCCGTGGGCCCAGGCTTGAGAACTATTGATTTCCCGTACTATCTTTGGCAGCCTTAACAAGGGCACGAATGTTCTCTCCGGGTGTTCCCGGGGAGGTACCGCCTCCGGCCGATAGTATAATTCCTGCCTTACTACCATATTTTTTTAGACAATTCCTTGCTGCTTCCTCTACATCTTCGGGGGTGCCGCTGGTAAGTACCTCCAAAGGCGGGATGTTCCCCAGAAGGCATACCTTTTCACCCACTAACTCTCTCACCTTACCGATATCTTGCAGGTGAGTAAAGTTGAAAATATTTACGGACAAATCTTCCAGGTACTTAAAATACACTACGTTGTCCGCATCGTTATGATACATCTTGATACAGTGGGGAAAAGCAGCAAAGATCTCTTTCAGGTAAGGGTGGGCAAACTCCAAATAATCATCGTGGGAGAGGAACCCAACAATATCATCTAGAACCATAATGCCCTCAACTTCGTCTAAGACTTCTGCCTGGGCTTCTAGCCAATTCTTGGTAAGTGTAGTAGTCTTGTGTAGCAGTTTGTGGGTATTAGCTGGATCGAGCTTTAACCCCATCAGAAAATTGGTAACGCCCATCAAGTGAGAGGCGATAGTTAAGGGCCCCCTGGCCGCTACTACTTTTATACACCGGCCGAGATCCCTCACCCTGGGTTCTATATTCTTATAGACACTTAACACAAAGGGCATCAATCCGTCACTTCGGGGATCGGGAACAGGTATATCTTCTGCCTCCTCAGGAGAGTTGATTATATGATTTATCGTTGGCGTCCTGTCGGGATAAAAATTAATTTTGCAGCCAAAGCCGGACGGTTCGGTTGCCATACCGTATTCCACCCAGAAACCGGGCAGAAAGATCACTTCCGGAAATTCCCGTATAACTTTCATGTTGGCCTCCAACCATTTCTCCGGCAGCGCAAAGTAGTCTGTGGTTGATATGCCTACATAACCAGGGATCCAGGGGCTGTCTACGATAAGCCCTATAGGTACTTCGGGCAATTCTTCCATGGCGGCACACTTCTTGATAATCGACCATTGAGAAGGATTCATAACCTGTTCCTCCTTCACAATTTAGTAATGCTCACTTCATTAAGCCTACCAGGGCCAAACTAAGCTGGGGGAAGGCGATCAATAGGCCAGCAACGATCAACAAAGCAATGATATAAGGTATGCTTTCTTTAATAAAGGCTTCCACCGGAATATTACCAGAGAGCAGACTGTATACATGTTCACTCCTACAGGCGGGGTAAGGCCCCCTAACTGGATCATCACCTGGAATATTATCCCAAAATGGACCGGATCAAAACCGGCATTGACTACAATGGGTAAGAACAGGTGGGTCAACAGCAAAGTGTTGACCGTCCCTTCCATCAACATACCCGCTACCAGGAGAAAAACTATAATAACGGCCATAAGGCCATAGGGACTGTGAGCGGTCCCGAGGACCAGATTGGCCATTTTTACAGGAAGTTTTTCGTAAGCCAGGGCATACCCGAGAATAGCAGCCATGGAAACGATCAGCATTATTATCGCATTATCCTCGGCAGCGTTCCGGAGCGCCTCTATCAACTTCTCTCCGTCAAGCTCCTTGTAAATAAACTTGCCTACCAGGAACGCGTAGGCCACAGCGAAGGCGGCCGCCTCTGTTGGAGTAAAAACTCCAAATCTAATGGTTACCAGTAGGAATATGGGAAATAAGAGAGCCCATACACCTTCTTTGGTAGCTACCAGAATCTCCTTCCAGGATTTCTTTCGTCCCTTGTATTCAAGGTCATACCGCCTGCGGATCGCAATAACATGAGTCACTAGCATAGTGGCTAAGCCCATAACGATCCCCGGGATCATACCGGCAATGAGGAGCTTGCCAATAGATACCTGCCCGGCAAATCCGTACAATACCAGCCCGATACTGGGCGGAATCAAGGCTGTGGTCAAGGTGCTGCTGGCAATCACTACGCCGGAAAATCCGTCGTTATACCCTCTCTTTCGCATTTCAGGCAGCAGGAGGCGGGTTTCCAGGGCGGCATCGGCATTGGATGATCCCGTCACACCCCCTATCAACATAGCCAAAACTGTTGCCACTTGCGCCACAGCTCCTGGAAGGTGCCCAACAAGGGCATCGGCGAGCTTTATCAGCCGTGAGGTGATGCCCGAGGCGTTCATTATGTGGGCAGCCAGGATGAAGAAGGGCACGGCAAGAAGTGGAAAGGATTGGGTGCCCGTTACCAGCCGCTGTACTACAACCGGAAGGGGTATGCTGGTCTGAACCAAGAAGTACATAAGTCCCGAGATTCCAAGGGTAAAGGCTATGGGTACGTTGAGCTAAAAGTAATACAATAAAGGTCAGAGCTACGAGGAGCACTATTTCTCACCTCCGAGGGCTGCTCTTATTTCAGGGCGACCTTAACCATCCCTTCTCCACAGTTTCGTGGGCAAGGGAGTAGCAGACGGGGTTAGCGCTCTCCTCTTAGCTGATGGAATTTAGCCAGCAACTTGGCCACTACGGTAACAGACATTAAGATTGCCCCTACCGCCACAGAAGACGTAACCCACGAATAGCTGATGGGTAGATCCTCGATAATCCTGCCGGTATGAGCGGTAGCTAAAGATACGGCGACATAGGCCACGAGGATAAGAAAGGCAAGGACAATTAACAGGACCGCCACAGACAATCCGTGCTGTATTTTTTCCGGCAGGCGCCTGGTGAGCAAGTCCACTCCCAGGTGGGCTTCCTTTCTTAGAGCCCGGTCAGCCGAAATATAGATGACCCAGACAAAGATCACACTTGCTATAGTGCTCGACCAGTTAATGGGGTATCCCAAATAGCGCAAGAGAGACGAGAAAAACACCAAAATCGTCAGGAAACCCAATAATACCATGGATACAATTGCCTCAATCTTGTCTAAAGTGCGCATTAACCGTTCCATGACGGTCCTCCTTCTCTTCGAGATTGCGGGGTGGCACGCTGGAACAATCAACGTGCCACCCCAACACCGGCAGCCCTCATTTACCCAATACTTTATTGACCTCCTGGCGCAGTTCTTCATAGTTCAATTTGGTATAGACTGCCTCGGTCCTTTCCTTGAAGGGTGCCAGGTCCACATCATTGATTACGGCGCCTTCTGCTATCATCTTGTCTTCCAGTTCCTTAAGGTTGGCCAGGAGCTTATTAGTGGTGAAATCCCCTGCCCTAATGGATTCCTCTATTAAGATCTGCTGGTACTCCTCTTTGCGGCACCCAGACTCCCAACCGCCCGGCGTCCGAATTGACTCCGACATCTCCTCCTAGCACGGCTTGCTCCAGTAAGTCCTCATCGGCGCCTAGTACACCTCCAGGGTAGAGTTCAACCGACACTTTCCCATTAGTTCTGGCCTCTACACCCTTTTTGAATTCCTCATACCCCTGATATACAGGATCGTCTTGGGTAATCACCATACTGATGCGGAGCTTGTACGTCTGGTCTTGCGTCTGGTCGGCCTGCTGTTGTTTTTCGCCTGCCTGCTGGCCGCACCCGCCGATAAGAAGCATTATCAGTATAAGCAAAGGAATGATCAATTGTCTCTTCATTAGTGACATTTCGCGTAGTACCTCCTTTTTACAATCTTTTATTAGTTGCAACCTCCTCACACTTTACTTTCCACATCCATAACCCCAGATCGCCTATACGCCTATCACCCCCATTCTAAGCCCGGGCTACCGCAGGGCTTCCTTTACTCACCGTAGAAATCCAGCCTGCCCTCAAACAGGGCCTGTAAGGCTACTGCGCAACCGCCATAAAAGCCGGTATCCTCTTGCATGGCCGAGAGCTCTATCCGGACCTCTTGCACCAATTCCGGGAAGGCATGCCGCTTTACGCTCTCGGTCAAGGGGTCCATCAGCAGCGACCCCGCCGCCGCCAGAATCCCTCCTACAAATACCGCTTCTAGATCGCAGAGATTAATGATGGTAGCTATGGCCCTTCCGATATGCCATCCCGCCTGCCTGATCAACCTGGCAGCATAGCCCTCCGGGTAAGAAGACCAGGTTAGCAGATCATCAATGGATATTTCTCCCTTTTCTCGCCAGACGCTTCTAAGGGGTTCTTCTTCTCCGCACAGATAAATCTCACTGTTCGCCCGGCGTACCAGGGCCAGGGCG includes the following:
- the htpX gene encoding zinc metalloprotease HtpX gives rise to the protein MRRQIKTDKGLQARMFLTMFLLAALYLFFALVLWQAGVGYTGMAVVIGGMLLAQYYFSDRMVLWSMGAREVGPAEAPELHALVERLAILADVPKPRVAIVRTPVPNAFATGRSPAHAVVAVTTGLLERLDPPEVEAVLAHELSHIRHRDVAVMTLASFFATVASFLVQHFYYWGWGYGDREGREGRGAAAVVYLVSLVVWIISYFLINALSRYREFAADRGSALLTGAPGQLASALVKISGVMQRIPTRDLRQAEALNAFFIVPALRGESLMELFSTHPSLERRLEYLRRLEREMEGR
- a CDS encoding S66 peptidase family protein, which translates into the protein MLKPRPLEPGDSIGIVAPAGPLWDEAYLLRGIERLQSWGFRVVLNRPLQAGEGYLAGSDEERLAELEAMFASPEIKALICLRGGYGSLRLLPHLHYALIRSHPKIFVGYSDITALHLAIVQEAGLVVFHGPMIYPELGGHLTSYTKTSLLSMLTGSPGSFTVRPLPGKALAVSPGRARGRLIGGNLSLLVSTLGTPFEIDTRGAILFWEEVDEPAYRVDRMLTQLRLAGKLSAAAGIAVGECIGCGDLEELLRDRLAPLGIPCLYGLPCGHGTDIATLPLGVYATLDADQGYLRIEEPPWAQA
- a CDS encoding uroporphyrinogen decarboxylase family protein, translated to MNPSQWSIIKKCAAMEELPEVPIGLIVDSPWIPGYVGISTTDYFALPEKWLEANMKVIREFPEVIFLPGFWVEYGMATEPSGFGCKINFYPDRTPTINHIINSPEEAEDIPVPDPRSDGLMPFVLSVYKNIEPRVRDLGRCIKVVAARGPLTIASHLMGVTNFLMGLKLDPANTHKLLHKTTTLTKNWLEAQAEVLDEVEGIMVLDDIVGFLSHDDYLEFAHPYLKEIFAAFPHCIKMYHNDADNVVYFKYLEDLSVNIFNFTHLQDIGKVRELVGEKVCLLGNIPPLEVLTSGTPEDVEEAARNCLKKYGSKAGIILSAGGGTSPGTPGENIRALVKAAKDSTGNQ
- a CDS encoding TRAP transporter large permease, whose amino-acid sequence is MYFLVQTSIPLPVVVQRLVTGTQSFPLLAVPFFILAAHIMNASGITSRLIKLADALVGHLPGAVAQVATVLAMLIGGVTGSSNADAALETRLLLPEMRKRGYNDGFSGVVIASSTLTTALIPPSIGLVLYGFAGQVSIGKLLIAGMIPGIVMGLATMLVTHVIAIRRRYDLEYKGRKKSWKEILVATKEGVWALLFPIFLLVTIRFGVFTPTEAAAFAVAYAFLVGKFIYKELDGEKLIEALRNAAEDNAIIMLIVSMAAILGYALAYEKLPVKMANLVLGTAHSPYGLMAVIIVFLLVAGMLMEGTVNTLLLTHLFLPIVVNAGFDPVHFGIIFQVMIQLGGLTPPVGVNMYTVCSLVIFRWKPLLKKAYLISLLC
- a CDS encoding TRAP transporter small permease codes for the protein MERLMRTLDKIEAIVSMVLLGFLTILVFFSSLLRYLGYPINWSSTIASVIFVWVIYISADRALRKEAHLGVDLLTRRLPEKIQHGLSVAVLLIVLAFLILVAYVAVSLATAHTGRIIEDLPISYSWVTSSVAVGAILMSVTVVAKLLAKFHQLRGER